A segment of the Candidatus Caldatribacterium sp. genome:
TTCCTCCACGACGTCGCTGAAGGGGAAGAAGGCGTCTGAGGCGAGTACCGCGCCTTTTTCTCTCCCCTGAGCTTTAGCAATGGCGATTCGGAGGGCGTCAATACGGCTCATCTGTCCTGCCCCAATACCCACGGTTTTCCCGCCTCTGGCAAGGACAATGGCATTGGATTTCACGTACTTGGCAACGGTGAAGGCAAAGAGGAGATCGGCTAATTCTTCCGGGGTTGGTTTTGCCTCGGTGACGAACTCG
Coding sequences within it:
- a CDS encoding bifunctional phosphoribosylaminoimidazolecarboxamide formyltransferase/IMP cyclohydrolase PurH; the protein is EFVTEAKPTPEELADLLFAFTVAKYVKSNAIVLARGGKTVGIGAGQMSRIDALRIAIAKAQGREKGAVLASDAFFPFSDVVEEAGQHGIRAIIQPGGSIRDADSIAACNRLGIAMVFTGVRHFRH